From the Candidatus Methylacidiphilales bacterium genome, the window AAGGCGGAAATGGTGGTTGCAGACATCAGCATCGGCGGAGTGGGTGTGGTTCTCCCTTCGGCGGATGCTGCCGTTGAACCAGGAATGACATTCAACGAATGCAGCCTGGTTTTGCCCGAGATCGGCAATATTGTGGCGACCCTGGAAATACGGAACGTATTCGAAGTGACTTTAAGAAACGGTTTGAAAACCAAGCGGGCAGGCTGTCAGTTCGTCAACTTGTCGGCCAACATGCAGTCCATGATCCAACGCTACATTATCAGGGTGGAGCGGGAGAGACGGGCCATGGACCTGGACCGGCAATAATTCACAGGATGATGGGAAACCCCATCACCCCCTATCAGTTTTCCTTGAGCCAGTTCGCCGCATCCAGCGCAAAGTAGGTCAGGATGCCATCCGCACCGGCACGCTTGAATCCCAGCAAGGCTTCCAGCACGCAGGCCTTCTCGTCTAGCCAGCCATTCTGGGCGGCCGCTTTGAGCATGGCGTATTCGCCGCTAACCTGATAAACAAAAGTCGGCGCCTGGTAGGTGTCCTTGATGCGTCGAACGATGTCGAGATAAGGCATGCCGGGCTTGATCATCACCATGTCGGCCCCTTCCTCGAGGTCCAGTCCGACTTCCCACAAGGCTTCATCGCTGTTGGCCGGGTCCATCTGGTAGGTATATTTGT encodes:
- a CDS encoding porphobilinogen synthase; this translates as KYTYQMDPANSDEALWEVGLDLEEGADMVMIKPGMPYLDIVRRIKDTYQAPTFVYQVSGEYAMLKAAAQNGWLDEKACVLEALLGFKRAGADGILTYFALDAANWLKEN